A single Homalodisca vitripennis isolate AUS2020 unplaced genomic scaffold, UT_GWSS_2.1 ScUCBcl_6682;HRSCAF=14007, whole genome shotgun sequence DNA region contains:
- the LOC124373918 gene encoding uncharacterized protein LOC124373918, with the protein MSFLEEKEMIREGLDTLEEDESQMDAVETVGDPGSGAAVVQEQSNQRQNAGPSTIVNPAGNRAPIPRKRKMSALDKKKEAMFDSVQNLLSATEAEWEVIGKSLGLQLSQLNNDRQHWCHDVQVFSSRCLNYERLVWECVEPSKTACLQPDGLV; encoded by the exons ATGTCATTCTTGGAAGAGAAGGAGATGATCAGAGAAGGATTGGATACTCTGGAAGAAGACGAGTCACAAATGGATGCTGTG GAAACAGTTGGTGACCCAGGAAGTGGTGCAGCAGTGGTGCAAGAACAGAGCAACCAACGGCAGAACGCAGGTCCTTCTACTATTGTAAATCCGGCTGGGAATAGGGCTCCGATTCCACGAAAAAGGAAAATGAGTGCATTGGACAAAAAAAAGGAAGCCATGTTTGACTCTGTGCAAAATTTACTGTCTGCAACCGAGGCCGAGTGGGAGGTGATAGGTAAATCGCTTGGCTTACAACTCAGCCAACTCAATAACGATCG ACAACACTGGTGCCATGACGTACAGGTGTTCTCATCACGGTGTCTCAACTACGAACGTTTGGTCTGGGAGTGTGTAGAGCCGTCCAAGACGGCATGCTTGCAGCCAGACGGTCTGGTCTGA